Within Spodoptera frugiperda isolate SF20-4 chromosome 22, AGI-APGP_CSIRO_Sfru_2.0, whole genome shotgun sequence, the genomic segment TTTCCAAAGCCTTCGTtagtaaaatacaattattagaATTATTCGGGACATGTCACCGGCGAGTAATTAGCGCGCCATGCTAATCGTGCCGCGCCGCTCCCATACAGCCGACGTCGACACACGTActgtgtacatacataattatgtacgcCGCTGGTATCGCAAGTATTCCAGTACTTCATAGCTCATAATATCAAGGTTATTTATACTCAGTTCCTACAGCTATAACAAGCAGGAACCCTGGCTCCGTCTCACTGCACTGTCGGTACTCGTGCTGCGAATTCCGTAACATCAAAGGTTCTAACTTCGGATATCGCGGTTGTCGATACTTAACTAGTTAATGTGTTTCCTTGTGTAGTCTCGAGTGTGTGGAGAGGAAGCACTGTTTATTGAGCATTTGACATTTATGTTACACACGCTCATACCTTAGTTTAATAATTGCTGTACCAACTACAGACTCTGGGCCTACTAGgctagtctgctattacaattgttcagtgatcgaccattgtgacacaattgtaatagcagactaaggcccctggttgcCTACTAGGATCTTtaggtttcattttatttatacattgatAATTTCGGAGATCTTTTCAATGAGGTCGCCAAAATTATGTTATTCCTAGTAATAGATTACATCTGTGTGTGTTACAGCTAATTAATTGTATCTTTGTTTGTGTGCAGGGGTGCAGAGCTGGGCGACGTCAGTCTGCTGCGCAGGATGCCCAACGTGGAGGTGCTGGCGCTCAGGTAACACTCGACCATACTACACTAGCAATAAGGACACAATTACCGTAACAGTAGCGAGAGCGCACCCGCACCAGGTGTGAGGGCGAGGCAGCCATTACACCTTCGATCGATATTCGCCTTTATTTGTTCTGGCGATGGCGTCCAATACAGTGTACACTAGTACACGTGGTGTTTACTACCGGCTGTACCTATTATTCAGACCCGGGCCGTGACGCGCCGGTATCGACAGTGGCGCGCCCTTAGAGGCACCTCcccacccggagctgcggacaacgtaaatggttaccggggctccggctcaaagcaggagaaggaacggggtggtttttagtcagtaagagtctgacattccctctcgcctcacctaaggcgggagaagtcattggatgatattcgcccctcaaaaaaaaaaaaaaacctcccCACACACAGTAGTGGGTGACCTCCGGAACAACCAGTCCCCAGCTCGATGCACTACAATACGAACTGGTTTACTGCGCGATCTGGTTCGGTCGGTACTTGGCACTATACAATACAAGtatcaagtacctacctatagatAGCTGTAGTCACTCGTAGGTACTGATGTGTAGTGAAGTAAGCGATAAAAACGTGTGCGAAATGGCGATCAAAGCTCGTCGGTTCCGCGCGACTGGgtccgcgcccgcgccgccataCCTCAGTACACTCAGTAGTCTCAGTCACCAAGCAACATAAGTACTGGCTCACTAGGAACTAAAGAGCTATACCAGAACGTAAAGGAGTCATTGTTTtgatggaataggaggcaaacgagcagacggattacctgatggtaagcgatcagcgcgacccattgacacccgcaacGCCAGATAAGTCTCAAGTGCGAAGAGAAGTAGCCCATTTTGTACGTAAGATAagaattaattctaaattaagAATGCAATCTTCTTACTGTACCCTTCCACActatcggagctgcggactgcctagcgggtttaccggggctctggctcgaaaagcaggagtaggaacggggtggtttttagtcagtaagagtctgacactccctctcgcatcgcccaaggcgagagtagtcattggatgattttctcccctcaaaaaaaacccctTCAACACTAAAACATCGAGCAATATTGTCTCAGTACAACATGGTTGGTACTTGGCACGCTGGTGGCGCCATCGATCACTAACAGCGAGTCATTAGGCGGACAGTGCCGACACTGATTGTATGCTCGCGGTGAAAGCTGCCTCACTGCGCGATACAGTGAGCACTGAGTGGCTGCTGACACTTGTCACTCAAACTGAGTGATGAGTGACGAGTGACACTACTGCTGGCAGCTCTGACAGCtttatgtaactgtttgacggaTCCCGGTGCAGTATGGAATATGGATGCAGTCTTATGGCCAAAATCAAGCTGATCTGTGATGTACTAAACTTTCactgttttcatggttgtatctactgccGATCCGGGTTaataggagttgcagcggtttcgGGAGGTTGTAGCGGGCTTAAACCAATTGTATCCAATATTTCTGGATCGATCTCCGTTATTGGCATCAGTTAACTGAAGTTCTACACAACTACTGTCGTAAATAAATCTCTATCCAAATGCCTCGGTTGATAATTTCCTCTGATAGCATATAGTTTAGAGCTAGGTATAGCTCGACGATGCTTTCAAACAGCTGTCCCGTGTAATTGAGTTTCCTACATCCCTAAGCCGGGAGTGCCGGGCACACGGAGGTCGTGACCCGTCTGCCGCCACCCCTCGCAGCCCTCCCTCCCTCTGTCTGCTCCTCACACTCACGTAATTGGTTCTACAAGACAGCTGTTCCATTGTTGTCTACAGGCGATACTACATCAAGCTAGCTGTTTAATGCATTCTCAACTTCATTGTTTTgcaattaagtttaaaatcgaataATTCTGCTGCTACAGACAACAACGTTATGTTTTTTAGGGAATATTTCCAGCTTGTTGTTGTGTGGGAAAGTATTCGTTCGCAGTGTCTTTGGCCAAtgtcacacaaaaagttgtatCACTTTATTACCGAAACAACTTCATTGCACAATAGACATTTAGGTATTTCTCGTTTatgtgattttataataaaaacatttaattttggctTCAGCCAAGAGCTGTACGAGTAATATTTCCGATGGTTACGTTACAATGGCCATCTATCGATGGAGACATATCGTTAGTATGCTGTGTAGTTATGTAGGGCTGCAGTTTCTCGCGGAGTCTTGGGAGAAATCTCTGGTCCTTGTACCGTGGCCATTGTGCGGTGCGTAACGCACGCAGCTCGTGACGCATTGCAAGCACAACTACTTagattgactgcacagttggcgcggtggctaggcaactgactgcaacgtgtcgcgggttcgattcccgcacgaaacaactctatgtgtgatccacagattgttattccgggtctgggtgtcatgtgtatgtgaacttgtatgtttgtaaacgtacccacgacacaggaggaaatcgaaatgtagggcaacgtttaaaaaaaaagatggtACTAGTCGACTATGTTACTTCGGTACGACACCTCAAGTGATCGCACGGTGCAACAACAAAGGATGTAAACAAGTACCGGCGACCGCGGCCGCGGAGAGTTGTGTAGTGTTGCGAATCGAAAGTACCGGAGTGGCGCCGGCACCGGAGCCGCGCACTGTCACCGCGCACAATGCACAATGGACAATGTGCCGCCAGTGGTCGGCTACTGGCCAGTGGTCGGCTACTGGCCAGTGGTCGGCCACTGGCAACCAGAGCGTGGCGCCACTGTTGCACAATGCTGGGCAAGCGCACCTCGCGCCGACTGTACTACTGCTTGCTGCCAATTACTACACTACgaagtatagtatttttttaaaaaaaaaacgttgcctcacattaggattttcttctgtgtcgtggatacgtttacaaacatacaagttcacatacacatgacacctagacccggaacaacaatctgtggatcacacaaagagttgttccgtgcgggaatcgaacccgcgacacgttgcacggcagccagttgcccagccaccgcgccaaccgtgcagtctatatAGCTGCAGtagctatatgtatgtatacgaaCAATGGCAAGGTAACGCCGAGTGTACCACTCTCCCAGCCCACAAATGTTAGATTGTGTTGTTACTAACAACAACAGACAATGCTATCGTCTCCACTGACGATGCTATCGCACAAAGGTCGTCCTTTCACAATCCTTCATAGAGAGCGTACATTATACAAGTATACATAATATTCGTCTGTTAATTAAtcaaactagctacttccgcgcagtttcacccgctctgctcgtctcctattggtcatagcgtgatgttttatagcctatagccttcttcgataaatgcactatccaacacaaaaagaattattcaaattagaccagtagttcctgaggttagcgcgttcaaacaaacaaacaaacaatatagaTATTCGTCTGTAATGTCAGTAATGTTACTGATAGCACTTGGCTAGCAAACTCTGGATTTGGAAACCGCGATATTATTGTACTCGAGCTGCGGATTGTTACTGACTGCACAACAACTACTGACTAGGCGTGTGTGACTGTTCCAGTATAAACAAGATCCGCACGCTGGGCGACTTCGCGGGCTGCCGGCGGCTGCGCGAGCTGTACGTGCGCAAGAACGAGATCAGCGACCTGCACGAGATCCGCCACCTGCGCCGCCTGCCGGAGCTGACCAGCCTGTGGCTGGACGAGAACCCGTGCACCTCGCAGCCGCACTACCGCATGACGGTGCTCAGGAACCTGCCCAACCTGGAGAAGCTGGACAACGTGCCCGTGCAGCCTGATGAGGTGACGTTACAGACTCCGTAGCACGCTCagtaaaagcaggagtaggaacggggtggtttttagtcagtaagagtctgacactacctctcgcctcgcccaaggcgggagaagtcattggatgattttcccctcacaAAAAAAGCACGCTCAGTAGTGTTCGCCATAACGCTACATAatgtaactagctacttccgcgcggtttcacccgctctgcttggctcctattggtcatagcgtgatgttttatagcctatagccttccttgataaatgcactattcaacacaaaaagaattattcaaatcggaccagtagttctggagattagcgcgttcaaacaaacaaacaatcaaacaaacaaactcttcagctttataatattagtatatatgtagtttgactgcacggttagcgcggtggctgggcaactggctgtcgtgcaacgtgtagcgagttcgattcccgcacggagcaactctttgtgtgatccacaaatttttttgggtctgggtgtgatgtgtatgtgaacttgtatgattgtaaacgcacccatgacacagaagaaaatgctaatgaggggcaacgtttattattaaaaaaaaatcgtcccAGATACATTGTAAAAGGGCACTCATGTTGAAAGGTTTAGAAAGATACACATTAAACAATATGTTGCTCTAGTCCCGGAGCAGCTGTTTAATATATACCTAACCATGTTCGTAACGCGCCATGTTGCCTGCAGGTGCAGGAGGCGATGCGGCGCGGGCTGCACATCCCCGACTCGGACGACGAGGGCTACCCGCAGCAGGTGAGCGCAGCATGCGATTCTTTATAGATTAACTTTATATCTGATggatataacctgggtgtcttcaaagcccgagtgaataggttgcttatgggcagacgtgctccatcgtagaccgcatcatcacttaccatcaggcgagatagcggccaaacgtcggcccatttaatataaaaaaaaaaaaaaaatccgtgcactaactgccgcactcagagtcatttgatgattacttaaactattccttagtaacagattcagattttgttccgaaaacgattgcaaaggactgggttaagtaaccattaactgactctgagtacggcagtaagaccAGTCCTCAGGGACATGCCGCGTGGGTATCGTcaggttgccataatccccacgatTGGCTGACTGCTTGAGAATCAGTTTGGGGGCATTGAACATTTTTAGTTATTTCAGACGTCTTGATACATCCTGCTCTCTGTCTAGTTGgccgagtagttgcaagtgcaactgccgggcaaggggtctcgggttcgattcccgagtcgggcgaagtattactgggcttttttcggtttttcaaaaatttctcagtggtagcacagagtctggaaatgtgcccggtatatggcaataggctcaccacctattaaatgggacttacaacataaattgtgaaatgtgggtgtacattggcattatgtgccgtaatgtgcacctctgcttatccATATTGTTGTTAATTTACAAGAAATAGTAACACCTGTGTTAATGTAATGTGGAGCGTGTCTGACGTGCCGGTGTATGCGTTGCAGCAGGAGAGCTACGGCCAGTACCGGCGGCAGCGCTCCTGCGAGTCCAGCCCCGAGCGGGAGCCGGAGCCCTACGTCGCGCGCCCGCCGCCCCAGCACGaggtacatactacatacatactaacTATATATtgtcatcgtcatcgtcatcagtcGGCATACATGTGGCGATAAAACGAGGGTTCGACTTAATCCCCACACTTGGCAATGTACGTGGGGATCACTAATTAAACTCGAGCGGTGCCATCAAAGTTACAGTGCATGCGTACAGGCATTACCTGTGGAATACAGAGTCCAGTGCTGCCATCTATCggtggacactcgcaacacatGTGTTGTGTCTACCGACAAGTAGTTAATATAGAAATATGCATCCATTCGGTATATACTAGTTACTCTGTACAAGGTATACTACCACTAGCTATGGTTCCTGTTATCACCTGCAGTATATTGATAACAATGGTTGCTCCTatactgtgtgtgtgtgtgtgttgtgtgtgttgtgtactttattgtattgtttattgaataattGTATGTGATGTAACAATGTGTTTATGtgatatacttacttacatagtattatgtacctatatgtatagttaTTACGATATCGTGCGAATTAACATAAACTACATAGTATGTATTATACCAAACGTTAATAACGTATGGGAATATGACACTGGGCTTTCTcggaaatacatttattttttaataaatactgtaATTTAATGCTTTCCTCGCGAGAGAGCCCAATGTGTCCGTttgtgtatttatgtttaaacaatgtatgtttgtatgtatgtttatataatatacccTAATACGGCATGTCTGTGTACTAACGCTCgtcgtgcgccggcgcagggcAGCGACAGCTCGGAGGCGGGCGCCGAGCCGGGGGAGCCCGCCAGGGACGCGCAGGTATATCGTACCCAGCTACCGTACCACTGTTACACTAGCATATATACTGCATCATTACACTACATGCCAGGGACGCGCAGGTATATCGTACCCAGCTACCGTACCACTGTTACACTAGCATATATACTGCATCATTACACTACATGCCAGGGACGCGCAGGTATATCGTACCCAGCTACCGTACCACTGTTACACTAGCATATATACTGCATCATTACACTACATGCCAGGGACGCGCAGGTATATCGTACCCAGCTACCGTACCACTGTTACACTAGCATATATACTGCATCATTACACTACATGCCAGGGACGCGCAGGTATATCGTACCCAGCTACCGTACCACTGTTACACTAGCATATATACTGCATCATTACACTACATGCCAGGGACGCGCAGGTATATCGTACCCAGCTACCGTACCACTGTTACACTAGCATATATACTGCATCATTACACTACATGCCAGGGACGCGCAGGTATATCGTACCCAGCTACCGTACCACTGTTACACTAGCATATATACTGCATCATTACACTACATGCCAGGGACGCGCAGGTATATCGTACCCAGCTACCGTACCACTGTTACACTAGCATATATACTGCATCATTACACTACATGCCAGGGACGCGCAGGTATATCGTACCCAGCTACCGTACCACTGTTACACTAGCATATATACTGCATCATTACACTACATGC encodes:
- the LOC118279689 gene encoding uncharacterized protein F09G8.5 isoform X4, whose product is MARLTEEMVIARSKQSDLTAIKKLNCWGAELGDVSLLRRMPNVEVLALSINKIRTLGDFAGCRRLRELYVRKNEISDLHEIRHLRRLPELTSLWLDENPCTSQPHYRMTVLRNLPNLEKLDNVPVQPDEVQEAMRRGLHIPDSDDEGYPQQQESYGQYRRQRSCESSPEREPEPYVARPPPQHEGSDSSEAGAEPGEPARDAQWPGSPTRQEDERYEHPAMTRSHYDEYGYASNGECRYPAGGVTSPPYHDTYYDRSDRSESCGQMSQRGSGEAWDERARPDRDRDMPRDKDSACHYSAVMQEHRGFTRRPVARNSNLLSAVLCLVKELDYPSLEVAEMAVRCRMDELANAQ